The Candidatus Thermoplasmatota archaeon region TCGCGAAGCGCGGCAGGTACTCCGCGGGGCCGACCGGCATCGAGCGGAGGTCGAGCTCGTGCACGAGCATCCGGTGGATGCGGAGCAGCGTGCGGCGATCCACGTGGCTCGCTTCGCTGATCTGATCGGGCGAACGCGGAATGCCTTCGAGGCGGCACGCCGCATAGACCGCGGCTGCGGAGACGCCGTCGATCGAGCGGCCCCGAATGAGGTGCCGCTCCGTCGCCTGCCGGTAGAGGTTGATCGCCCGCTGCGCCGTCACGCGCGGAATGTTCGCGGCCGTCGCGATCCGCTGGATCTCCGTGATGGCGGCGGCGAGATTGCGTCCCCCGCCCGCGGACAGGACCGTGCGGTTCTGCAGGCGGCGAAGACGGCGGATCGTGTAATCCTGGTTCGCGGGAATGCGCTTGCCGTGCGCGTCGCGCTGGCCGCGCCCGACGACGGTCGAAAGCCCGTAGTCGTGGAGCGACTCCGTGAGCGGGGCGCCGGTGCGCTGCCGGTTCTTGGATCCCTCTTCGCCGAAGGCCCGCCACTCGGGACCGAAATCGATGTGCTTGTCCTCGAGGACGAGGCCGCAGCGCGAGCAGACGGTCTCGCCGCGGCGGGGGTCCAACTCGAATTGGACGGATCCGCATTCGGGGCAGCGGTCGGGCTTCGGCGGCCCGCCGGCTCCGGGCGTGGTCGGCGTATCGGGCTCCAGGCGCTGGACATCGCTGTTCATGGCTGTTCGGTCAAGCCTCGGAATAAAATGGGTCTGTCTTTCTATATAAGCAGTAGCGTCGTTCGATGGACCTTTCCGGGGGGGCGGTGCGACCCACGATCCAGAAACGTCAAGGATCCATCCTGGCGAGGACCCGGGCATGGCCCTTCCCGCCATTGCGCTCGGTCAAGTCCTGCCGGGCGGTCTCCTGAGCCTCGCGATCCTGTTCCTCGTGCTCGCCCTCGTCGCCTACATCCTGGGCGCAGGCGGCGTCGCGGGGTTCTCGATGGACATCGCCAAGATCCTGATCATCGTGTTCATCGTTCTCGCGGTGCTGGCGTTCATCGGCAACGCCTTGTGACGAACCGGCGGCCCGAGGCCGCCTCCACGATGAACGCCCCCGGACCTCGAGTCACCACTCCAAGGAAACCGCGAAGCGGTACGCCCCTTGGTTCTCGCCGCGCCCATGTGGGGCCGGGGGCCCTGACAGCGTCACTCCGTGACACGAGCCTGCGGACTCGTGCCACTTCGTGCCAAGGGAGGGGGCTATCCGCCCCTCCCTTGGATCCCTCCCACGGACCCGGGGGCTGCCGCCCCCTGGACCCCGGCACCCGGTCCCGGCCACTGGCCCTCCGACCCCGCGGCTTCCCGAGGTTGCCGCGAATCGTGGGCCACGCGGGACCGACCCCGTGTTCCGGCGCCGCGGGACAGAGGGACCGTCCACCGTGGCCCGTCGTCGTCAAGCCCCCTCGATCGACCGACCCGAACCTTCATGGTCGCTCCGCCCCAGGGGACAGCCGTGACCGAGCGCATCCCCCTCTTCCCGCTCGACGCCGTTGTCTTCCCGGGCGAGGCCTTCCCGCTCCACGTGTTCGAGGAGCGGTACCTCGTCATGCTGGAGGACTGCGAGACGAAGGGTCTCCCCGTGGGCGTCGCGCTCGCCCGGCCGGAAGGCGAGGTCGAGCATCCGCCCGTCGAGGTCGGCACCGCGTGCCGCATCATGGCGAGCGAGAAGCTGCCGGACGGCCGCCGCATCGTGCTCACGGCGGGCGAGCACCGCTTCCGCGTGCGCGGCGTCGTGAGCGACCGCCTCTATCAGGAGGCGGACGTCGAATGGCTCGACGAGCCGCTCGGGGACATGGACGCGGCCGAGCGGGCGGAATCGCGCGTGCGGCGCGAGCTCGCCCGCATCGGCGCGGAACCCGTCGCGGAGGACGCGGAGGGTCCGATCGAGACGTCGTACGCGGTCGCGGCGGCGCTCGAGGCCCCCGCGACGCTGCGCCAGCGGCTCCTCGAATCGGAGAGCGCGGAGGAGCGGCTCGAGCTGGAGGAGGCGATCCTCCGGCAGCTTGCGCCGGACGAGTGAGGCACGGAGCGGAAGGCTGAGGATGTGCGCGCGAGCTTCGGACAAGTAACAGACGAGCGAAACAGTTAAGGGACTGAGACCCCTGGGGGGCTTCCTTGCGATCCGGAGAGGTCGCAAGCGAACCGAGACTGGAGAGCCCAAAGCCGCTCGTAGGATCGAATCGCTCGGTGGAGTGAGTATGTTCGAACACCTGAGAACAAGATGCATCGGTGGTCGAGTCTCGATGGCAGCGCAGGAAGTGACCTGATGGCGCGCGATCGGATGTGGGCAACCCGTCGTGTAGGAGGATTCGCGCTCTGCGTTAGCCGACGCAAGCGTTCACGCTGATCGCTGATGTCCCCAGTCGACATCCTTGTGGGGGACACCATCCGGTTCCACCACAAGGGCGTTCAGTACGAGCGAAAGGTTGCGTGGGTAGGACGCACGAAAGTCGGAGTCTCTGGACGGGACCGTGATGACCGGTGGAGGGTGCCCAAAGAAGGCATCATCGCCATCCGGCCCCAGGGGAACCGGGGAAACCCGGCCCCTGGGTCCCGGAATCCCGCCAGACTGTCGTATCTTAACTCTCCCCTTTGCCACATGATCTGCATCCGACGCGCTCAGGCAGAGTTCGTTCGTCTTCAACCGAGCCGCAGCAGCAAGCCCTCGGTGTCGACGGCGGCTTCGGGAGAGCGCCGCAGGATTTCCTGGTCTTCTGTCCAGAGGAGGGCTCCGCGGCTTTCGGCGAGCGCGAGGTGCGCGGCGTCGTAGAAGGTGAGTTTCCCGCGCTCCGTCCAGGCTAAGGCCCGCATCAGCCCATCGGGGTCGAGCGCATGGACTTCGACCAGTTCGCATGCTTCGAGTAGTCGTTCCGCGCGCCCTCTTTTCGATCGGCTGCGCGACAGGGCGTTCCCGACTTCGTACACGTAGAGGTCGCAAGCGATGGGGTTGAATCCGCTCGTGACGAGACGATCGTAGGCATCAAGCGCGGCGTCGTGCCCGTCCTCGTCGTCGGCGACGATTCGGATGCCCACGCTCGCGTCGAGCGCGACGTCAATCATGGCGGTCGCGTTCCTTCCGGATGAAGGCCGCGCCGTCGAACCCGAGTTCGAACCGCGCGCGTCGTTGGCGGATGCTCTGGACGACGGCCTTTCGACGGGCCCGCGTGGCCTCGGCTTCGAGCGCCGCGCGCGCGATCTCCGTCGCGGAGAGTCCGGCTTTCTCGAGCGCGGCGAGAACATCCTCGCGGACGCGCAGGCTGATGGGACGCGTCTTCGATTCTGTCATCTTCTCTGTCATTGATTATGATGACAAACGACATAACGCTTGCCCCGCCGTCCAGCGAAGGGGATCATCTTTGGGACGAATTCAGGGGAGGAGAGAAGAGAACCGAGCCACGCGCCCCCGCGCATGGAAGGAGGCCGTGAAACCCGAGCGGCATCAAGATAGGAACGCGGGTTGGGGTCGGGGGTCCAGGGGGCGGATAGCCCCCTTGGTCCAGGGAAGAGTCCAGAGGAGGGGGCGGATAGCCCTCTCCTCTGGCACGGAGTCGCACGGGCCCGCAGGCCCGTGCGACGCGTGCTCGCTGTAAGGCCACGGCCTTAGGCCTTCTCCAGGTTCGTGATGATGCGCTGGTACGTCCGCTCGATCGACTCGCCGGGCGCGCCCGTGTTGATGATCACGACGCGGGCCGCGCGCATCTCGTCGCGGAAGAACTTCTCTTGGCGCGCGTGGTCGGGCGCGAGGAGGTACGGGTTGTACCAGGGCTCGTAGCCGTACGTGCCCCACTTCTCCTTGGGGCCGGCGCCGGGCCGGATGAGCGTCTTGCCTTCCTTGAGGATCGCGATCGCCTCGTCCGTGTCGAGCGAGACCTCCGCGGGCGACTCCTTGTCGCGGCGCAGGAGGACCATGAGCTTCATCGTCGTCTTGTCGCCGACCTTCTCGGGGCCCGCCATCCACTCGCGGGGGAGCATCGCGCGCGAGTTGCCGAAGCCCCAGTAGCA contains the following coding sequences:
- a CDS encoding TFIIB-type zinc ribbon-containing protein; translation: MNSDVQRLEPDTPTTPGAGGPPKPDRCPECGSVQFELDPRRGETVCSRCGLVLEDKHIDFGPEWRAFGEEGSKNRQRTGAPLTESLHDYGLSTVVGRGQRDAHGKRIPANQDYTIRRLRRLQNRTVLSAGGGRNLAAAITEIQRIATAANIPRVTAQRAINLYRQATERHLIRGRSIDGVSAAAVYAACRLEGIPRSPDQISEASHVDRRTLLRIHRMLVHELDLRSMPVGPAEYLPRFASALELDARVEARARELVNDAEAHGLASGRSPLSLAAAAIYLASHEQGDPRVQKQVSEAAGVSEVTLRARAKEFVKVLGARAPGQ
- a CDS encoding LON peptidase substrate-binding domain-containing protein, encoding MTERIPLFPLDAVVFPGEAFPLHVFEERYLVMLEDCETKGLPVGVALARPEGEVEHPPVEVGTACRIMASEKLPDGRRIVLTAGEHRFRVRGVVSDRLYQEADVEWLDEPLGDMDAAERAESRVRRELARIGAEPVAEDAEGPIETSYAVAAALEAPATLRQRLLESESAEERLELEEAILRQLAPDE
- a CDS encoding DUF1328 domain-containing protein, with amino-acid sequence MALPAIALGQVLPGGLLSLAILFLVLALVAYILGAGGVAGFSMDIAKILIIVFIVLAVLAFIGNAL
- a CDS encoding type II toxin-antitoxin system VapC family toxin; translation: MIDVALDASVGIRIVADDEDGHDAALDAYDRLVTSGFNPIACDLYVYEVGNALSRSRSKRGRAERLLEACELVEVHALDPDGLMRALAWTERGKLTFYDAAHLALAESRGALLWTEDQEILRRSPEAAVDTEGLLLRLG